From Camelina sativa cultivar DH55 chromosome 5, Cs, whole genome shotgun sequence:
TTAGCATCTATATCTGTTTTTGAACTATCAAAGAACCTTTCATCAGCATTCTTTGAACTATTAAAGAGTTGGTTTAACAGGTTGCTGTCTCTTGTTTGTGttgattgtttctttggttttctgCTCGTTTCTCGTCTGGTATTTCAGGTTGTTGGGTTTGATTTGGTCGATGATGAAAGTAAACCTGAACGACGTCCCACTAAACACATGCCTACTCCAGCTCAATGGACTAACGCATTCAATCCTGCATTTTCGTATTATGTCTACTATTGTTATGCTAACCTCTATGTGTTAAATAAGGTATCATTCTTCCTAACCCTTCTGTGTAATATGGAGTAACTATACCTTGGTGTTGTCAAAACTGTGTAATAATATGGAGTAACTATCTTTCTTCAGCTTCGGGAGTCAAAGGGCATGACTACGATCACGCTACGACCACATTCTGGAGaggtatttttatttctttcttgatgctatataaatatatttcttcagTTACAGTGTAATGGAATTTTAACATCTCTACAAATTTCAGGCTGGTGATATTGACCACTTGGCTGCAACATTTCTCACATGCCATAGCATTGCACATGGAATCAATCTGCGAAAGTCTCCTGTGCTTCAGTATCTCTACTACCTCGCTCAGGTTTGTGGAGACTGCCTGGTTGTATTACATATGTATTAGTGTTTCTTCTGTTCTAAGAATAAGAAAATCTGACTGGACATTTGTCCCATTTTGTTTGCAGATTGGTCTTGCCATGTCTCCACTGAGCAACAACTCTTTGTTTCTGGATTACCACCGAAACCCGTTTCCTGTGTTTTTCTTAAGAGGTCTCAATGTTTCCCTGTCTACCGATGATCCCCTTCAGATTCACTTAACTAAAGAACCTCTCGTGGAAGAGTATAGCATAGCTGCTTCAGTAAGTCCTGATGTTTCCATTATGCAGTCATGTCACACATCATATACCATTATAGGATACGCCTTATTTTACGTTTGGatgatttatatgatttttttcgtgATTGCAAATACCTAAGAACACCATAAAACTTCTCAGTATCCATTCTTTTTCTGCTAGGATCCAATTACATTGATGTACTAACTGGAGATAATAACTGTACTTGCAGGTTTGGAAGCTGAGTGCGTGTGACCTGTGTGAGATAGCTCGTAACTCAGTGTACCAGTCAGGTTTCTCACATGCCCTGAAGGTACTTGTTATATCAAACATCGCGTATAGTATTAACGTACAAGATATCTCTGTTCTGATCTGTGCTCATAGAACTAACTCTGTCAAATGTTTTAGTCGCACTGGATTGGTAAGGACTATTACAAAAGAGGACCTGATGGAAACGACATTCACAAAACAAATGTGCCACACATAAGGGTGGAGTTCCGTGACACGGTAAGGGACCAAAAATACATTTGTTATGTTCTTTACACATTAAGGAAAAACGAATTAAATGTGTGAAGTTGATGCAGATCTGGAAAGAGGAGATGCAACAGGTATATCTGGGCAAGGCTATTATCTCAGATGAAGTTGTTCCATAAAATCCGCAATCAGAAACGGCAACGTGTAAGAATCCAACATGTATACACAACTACACAACTCAATTGATCTTTACCACTTGTGTAGCAACAGTTTCTTATGAtgtcaaaaattgaaaaatttcagatttcaggagaagaaagaaagagagagagagcatctTGATGAGTATACGAAGCAGGAAACCTAGTAGATAGGGTAATAATGAGCGGCAATGTTGTGCCCTGAGAAAGCGATTTGGCTTTGTCAAATCCTATTGTTTTATAAAAGCTTCTACAAAATCTATATCTCCCGTTTACTCATACAAAAGAGACAAGTTTAGAACCggtttaaaacttttaatataatgGATTTCAGTTTTTTGGATTATAATGATCAATTAAGCAAATGTCTCTAAGTTTGAAGTCCAGTTTTTCTTGTTTCGGTTCTGTTTAGGACAACTATTTTTGGGTGACACTGGGAAGGTTTGGCTTTGGTGATGAAGGTGAACTTAGACTAAACCAGagataccaaacaaaaaaggaaagtcTTAAGGAAGAAACTAAACGGGTCCAGCTTTCCTAATATAGTATAGATATCAAAAGGCCTTAATATCAGCCCAGTTAAGGCCCATATTAATACAATCCTACGCCAGATAAAATTGAGCTCATCGTTTCCACCGATAACTCTCTCTCAGTCAGCTCCGACGAAAATGGCTGCAATCAGTTTTGCCTCTTCTTTGCACGCCTCAGCCTCTCCGCGTGTTTTTCGTCCACAAGTTTCCCGAAATACCCCTGGGATTGCTCTCTATTCACGCTTCACACCATCATCCTTCTCTTTTCCTCCTCTCTCCTTCACACTCCGTAGCACTGACACAGTCCGGTCTCGTCGTCGTCCCTTCTTAATCGCCTCCGCCGTAAAGTCTCTGACGGAGACGGAGCTGCTTCCGATTTCGGAGTCCGATTCGATTCCTTCCGCTTCCGGTGTATATGCTGTATACGATAAAAGCGACGAGCTTCAATTCGTCGGTATATCTCGGAACATCGCCTCGAGTGTCTCTGCACATCTCAAATCTGTGCCGGAGCTTTGTGGCTCCGTCAAGGTAATAGCTCCCCATCTCCCTATCCGTTGATTTCATATAGAGTAGCATGTGTTGTGGTTGACTTTTGTTTATTACTGTTGATAGATTTTGGGAAGAGTTTATCACTTTAGTTCCAGAATTGTATTTTTATACAGTATCATATTGGATCACTCCTCCTATGTTTGCAAAAGTTGAACTAGTGAAGTTCTTGGCTCTGTTGTTGATAACTGATAAGACTTCTTTAACGGTACTTGCCACATTTAGCAACCTTGGTCACTGAGTTTGATTAGGACTTAGGAGATGCATCAATACTCAATGAGAACCTGACTAGTACCGAATCCTAATCTTGAGATGAGAGAATCACAAAAGAGATGCTTCGATTAGAAAGAGGTGTGACCTTTTTATGTTTACTTAGGACTTGGTTCCCAACTTCATTTTTAGCATTTTCTTTTAAAGTTAGTTTTGGGAAATTCTACTTAGAGATACAGAGTGCTCATTGGTGACGTCTATCCCGGTCAGTTTTCTGCCGAGGGAGAGAATATATAATCTTTGGCTTTTTGATTCCCATTCTCTGTCAAGTTCTTTCAGCTTGAAGAACTTTGGGTTTGTTTTGATAGCTCTTGAGGATTTTAGCTGacattactgtttttttttgtgtttatttgcCTTATTGACTTAGATGAGCAACAATGACCTTGAGAGGACCTTGTTTCTTCGTTTTGATGAAGTGATGAATGTTAGCAAGTTTTGGTATTGTTGTTAATAACTTTCATAACTGATTTTTACATTGTTGGTTGTTAGGTTGGTATAGTAGAAGAACCGGACAAAGCGGTTCTAACACAAGCATGGAAATCATGGATAGAAGAACACATTAAAGAAACCGGAAAAGTTCCCCCGGGGAATAAGTCAGGGAACAACACATTTGTCAAACAGACTCCTAGAAAGAAATCAGATATCCGTCTCACTCCAGGTCGCCATGTCGAGCTTACGGTTCCTTTAGAGGAACTGATTGACCGTTTAGTGAAAGAGAGCAAAGTGGTAGCTTTCATTAAAGGATCAAGAAGTGCTCCTCAGTGTGGATTCTCACAGAGAGTGGTTGGTATTCTTGAAAGCCAAGGGGTTGATTACGAAACAGTTGATGTTCTTGACGACGAGTTTAATCCGGGACTAAGGGAGAAGCTGAAGAACTACAGCAATTGGCCAACGTTTCCACAGATATTTGTGAAAGGAGAACTTGTAGGAGGTTGTGATATATTGACCACAATGTATGAAAATGGTGAACTTGGCAATGTCTTGAATTAGTTGCGATATTTGTGTAACTTCAAACATTCATAATTGACAATCCTAATAAACAAGCTTGAATTCTCTTCCATTGTTTCAACCTCGTTTTCATTACACTAATAATTGTCTCATTACAAATTGTTGAACAAAACCCAATCAGAAATAGAGCAATTAAAAAAACGTGGACCATTTTCTCGAGTCTCAAGGAGACAATTTGTGGCTTTTGCTTTGCAGCAAAAAGGTCAATGTCGGTGACAGTATATGTGTTATTGTCCCTTTTAACAAGACGATGCATGATTCATCGATTCATTGCCTCAAGCTAAGTGCGTTAACCTTTATGTATACTTCTTTGAAATGTTTGAGTTTTCTTCGATATTCTTTTATGGGCCATAAAGATATAACTGGGGTGAAGTTACCATGTTCATGTCGAATACAAAAgaataattttcaaaactttgaTCAAAACGTGGGATAAAGATAACTATGTCTGccatttcttcttttccatGCAATTTTcagcaaaatatatttttgaaatttccttGAGGCATCAATtccaaattatattatttattttttatctattataCTAAATGACTGAAAGTATTATGAAAGATTATATACAAAGACTTAAAAAATGGTTACTCGTTCCAATTGAGAGACGATCAATGACAAATAAAGTATTCTTATAATAGAATGTGTATTCAAATGATGTCCTTCAATATATGTACGTATGTCAAtgacaaatgaaaaaaaaaaaaagagaaaagaaaatatatttattatgtggGTAAGGATTGTCACACGCATACACGTATTGTACTGCCATGTTAGATATGATtcatcatcaaaagaaaaaagaaagaagaaagatctatcgataaataatagtataaaagAATTAGAGACAAACGATCGACCTAAAAATGGTCCCAAAATTCATAGGATCACTTTTCATCGTTGGACTTGGATCTCGTATTAGTTTTGCGTTTTGTTTTCGTGACCTCTACATTCTCATCAAGATTAGTCCACAATAAAATTTCCTTAGTATTATCATATCTCTCTTTTGCATGAAGATGATTTTTTGGGATCGATACTTCAAATATTACATTCGCTAACAttgtatgtttataaattaactcttaggaaaaaaaaattcaaagtgtTCAAGATTATTCAAGAAAACAACTTTGTTCCGTTTTACGAATACTATACAATATCGTTCTACAAATAATTAGctaactaaaagtctaaaaccatTAAAGATTTAGTTGGTATGCAAAAATGTTTGGCTCACCAAAATGTAAatcagaaagaaataaagaaagaatgtGGGGTTAATATGTTACTGAGGtctcacaaaaactcaaaatgtcCTCACATCAAACAATATAGAGAGTGTTGAGTGTTTCCATGACTAAACTAACTATTTCCCCCACCAAATAATTAAACCTACACTACACCCCAAACAAGCATAAAAAGAACAGTTTTATCTTAGGTTAAGAATAGTTGTTGAGAAAGATTAGAGAGAACC
This genomic window contains:
- the LOC104785646 gene encoding bifunctional monothiol glutaredoxin-S16, chloroplastic-like, whose product is MAAISFASSLHASASPRVFRPQVSRNTPGIALYSRFTPSSFSFPPLSFTLRSTDTVRSRRRPFLIASAVKSLTETELLPISESDSIPSASGVYAVYDKSDELQFVGISRNIASSVSAHLKSVPELCGSVKVGIVEEPDKAVLTQAWKSWIEEHIKETGKVPPGNKSGNNTFVKQTPRKKSDIRLTPGRHVELTVPLEELIDRLVKESKVVAFIKGSRSAPQCGFSQRVVGILESQGVDYETVDVLDDEFNPGLREKLKNYSNWPTFPQIFVKGELVGGCDILTTMYENGELGNVLN